A region of the Pygocentrus nattereri isolate fPygNat1 chromosome 27, fPygNat1.pri, whole genome shotgun sequence genome:
TTAAGAACAAAAGGACGTTCTTTCCCAAGAAAAGGAGGAATAATTGAcaatatttctttgttttaagtTTCTGAAAGGTTTATTTTTCTAAGAGAAATTGGTTGGTTGTTCATATGGTTTTGATTGAAATTTGAGAATTATAATCCATCCCTCCTATAAATGCTTTTCCCTAGAGCCCTCCATATTCTATGCGTTTTCTAAAAGTacgttttcattttaatatatcAACAGCAGCTTACTGTGAGTACTTGCTTGCCATGGTCAAATAATGGTGGCTGTCAGTGGAGAATATGGAGAAATTTATTTTTACGTCTGCAAAATGCATCATTCACATGTTAGGGGTCCACAGGGTAACTTGTGTCCTCTTTATTTTGTACTTTTCCCCCTCAGTAATGGTGATGTCATCTGTTTTACGTCTTTAATATTGTAATATCCTTCTGTGGCTTTTCAGTGTCTCTCCTTTATGTCCATGTTATTGTACAGAACATTCAGAATAAACTGTTTTTCACTGAACTGGCTCAACCATTATGATTGTACTTTCTCAAACATATTCGATTTAATTCTTGTGTTCAACATGATTATAAGAAAGTGCTTCATCCATCTTACAATAGCTGCTTATCTAAACCATCCCAGCAGCCTGTCAACATGTTCTGAGAGATGCCCTAATATGtccttgttttctctcttctcaTGTTACCTCTCAGGTCTAAAGACAAATCGCTAGCACTCAAGACTATTGTGTATATAAAAGCTTGATTTTATCCACTCTGACTCACTTGCCTGTGAGCACTGCAGGTACAGCTAGAACGTTATGAGCGGTATAAGTGGGCAGATAAAAATCTGGGCAGTCTCTGTCACACATACCTTGGTGATGTGATATTTGGAGAGGTTGAGTGCTGGTTTATTTCATGCTGCCTACTGCctcattttgaatatttgtgtGTAGAGTGCACCCACATGCATGGCTGGCTTTTTTTGTGATCACTTAATGACTATTTACATTGAAGAATGAAACAGTTGTGATTATACTATATACTACAAAAATGACATTCAAATAAAGTGACTATATCACTAAACAGTGCAAAATGCTGCCAAATTCCGATTCACTGATCAGGGTTTCTCTTCCATCATTATGATCTCTGGTAGGTGATGTTCCTCTGTCCTTTCTCTATAAAACAAATGTAGAAATAATTGCCAGTATGACATGAAATTttacaaatgcaaaaaatgcaatgccttaaatataaatgtattttataaggTTAGTAACACTTGCCTATAGAAGTATAGCTGCTTGACCAGGCTGTTCTTTAATTTCTCCATCTCTTTGAGCTTGTTTATCTGAATCAGCAGCTCAGTCTTTAGTTCTCGGCTGTTCTCCTCTAGGAGATCTATGGTCTCCTGGAAGCAAATGCATTAGTTTACAGTTACTATGCAAAGCTATTCCGAATGCAGTCAACTGTATTTGAGTCATTACCTACCAATAAGCACTTTTCAAAATACATACCCGGTATTGCTCCACATTTTCTTTCCTCTGCCTCTCCATCAAACGAATCCGCTCCTCCAGTCGGGCCCTCTCGAGCCCCAGCCTCTGCACGTCATCTTTCAGGGGCCCAAGCTGGCCCTTTAGCTCCTGGCTCTGCTCCTTGGATTTACTTAAAGCATCAGCACTACTTTCTCGTCTCTTCAATAAGGCCACAAGCCGGGGCTCATACCACTCTTCCAGCACTTTGATTCCGTCTTGGAGGTACTGCTGCAGGTCGACAGAAGCCCGTCGGCCTTGGGAAATGTATGAGCGTGTCTTGTCTTTGCTGGACTCCTGGGTAATGTTGTCCTTCTGATTTTGCAGGGCTTGTAGCTGGTCCTGATGTGTAGAATGAAGCTGGGCAATCTCTTCAGTCAGCTTCTCAACATGGGCCTTCATCTCTTCCTAGGTTGAAGAATCATTAAAGAAGACATTTCTGAAAAAACTATAGTGCCACAAATGTTTTAATAGCAAGGCAGTAGATAATAACACTAATGATGGAATTGTTCTACACAACAAAAGGTTCCTTAGTGGTTCCTGGCTTGGACATATGGTTCATAGAAAATCCTTTAattcatatagaaccattacatTATGTGTAGGTTCTTTTAATAAAAGAAACACTCTTGCACCTTTATTTGAACAGTGTAGGTAATATACTTCACAATACCTGTGCTTGGTTGAACTGCTCCACTTCTTTCTGCTGTGTTGCCAAGGCCACCTGACTCTGTGCACAGTCTCTTGCAGCAAAAAACAAGCGCCTCTTCACCACCCGTATCTCCTCCTGCAAACCCTGCCTTTCCATTCTGGCCTTGGAGAGGAGGCTTTTGGCATCCCTCAGCTCAGCCCTCAAAGCTTCCACTTCCTGCGCCATGGGCTTCTCCAGCTCCAGAAGTTCCTGCACCAGCTCTTCCTTCCTGCGCTCAAGCTGACTGACCTCCTCAATGCAACTTTCAAACGTTGTCCCAAGGTCCTTTATATTCATGGTAGAAGCAGACACCTTTGGAGCTGCTTCAATATTGCAGTATTCAGGCTCATCTATTGCCATGGATAGTTCTGTCTCTGAAACAAAGTCTTCATACTTGCTGGTGTCTTCAAAGCCATTTTGTATTAACATATGCTCTCTTCCTGCAAAGAAAGCTGATGGAGTAGACTTCGTCTCATGGGTGGCATCAAAGTCATCTAGCTGTGCCAACATCTGCCTCATAAGTCCATTAAATTCAACTTGCAGTGCTTCTCGACATTTTTGTGAATAGGATAAAGATTCCTCGGGAAGAGCAAAGGCAGCCTCAAGCTCCTCCAAGCAATCTTCAAAGTATTCTTCATCTTCGCCCTCAATGAATAAGGGTTCAAGCTTTCCCTTAGGCTCTGAGACAGGCCCGTAGGCTTGGTCAAACTTGGTATCTTCGTTTTCCATCTTCTGTTAGTCAACGTACTGTGAATATCAATTGCAAAAAGGGTAGAATATAATTTTCTATTCTATATCATTAGTTAACGTTAGTGAACTTAGTGAGGTACTTTGTGCCATTGAACTATTTGCTTGGTGCTTCAGTGATGATAGAGGCCCTGTTGAACAGCCTcactgtttgtctgtgtgtgcatacaCACAGATTCTTGGGCAGTGCGTAATACATGAAGAAGGTAAAGGGACTCTCAAGAGAGTCTCAGGGGCATGCAAGTCATTGAGCAGCAGCTGTTCAAGCCTAATGACCAGCTGACTGATGGACTGCTAATATACTGAATAAACCACAGTACCTCACTGAGTTTActaagttttgtttttaaaatgaaaagaatttcTAGTTGTACTGTCCAATTTCTTCCCAAACCAAGGATATTAATACGAATTATGCCCCCCTTTGCTATAGTATCAGCCTGCAGTCTTCAGCGAATGATTTACATTAGATCTGGGGTGCCTGAGGTTTTGTTGTAGGGGCAAGTGCCATGTTTGTAGAGGCCAAGCGTCAAAAAGAccaaaatatacatattaaGAAGGGAGATACATTTCaaattgactttttaaaaatgcataacatTACAGTATTTTGTGTTACTAAAATGCTTCAAAAATACAACTTCAAAGATTTTAATAAGTTAAATATAgtgtacacattttttttattttatgctagaaataaacaacagaatgctttagaattttgaaaaattttaaacaaaaaaaatgttagaaccagtaaaatgaagaagaaacatTTGTTATTCAACACTATTTCTAAGCAAACACATTGACACTGACCATGTTAAGATTTTTTGTCTCGTCCCTCTCACTAAAGCACACATTCAGATGATTCTCAGGTGGActtgatctactcatcagaagcttttacaaaaaacttGTGGATTCCATGTACAGCTCAGGTATACCATTCATGCAAATATTCAAAGATTCCACTTTTCACTTaaattgttatgctgataatataAATTGTCAAAAGAATTCTACTGtattaaatgaaaaaggaaTGCAAAGTATAAGCATTTTCACTAATGGTGAATGTAACTTTTCAGTAGGCCACTCAAGATGTTGGAGGATTTGACTgaattcagccacaagagcattactgAGGTGAGGCACCGATGTTAGTTGATTAGATCTGGCTTACAAACGGCACTCATACCATCCCAATGGTTTAAACTGGTGCTTCATTACTCCACAGAATGtaattccactgctccagagtccaatgCCAGGGAGCTTTACACCCCAGTAGTTGATGCTTGGCAGTGGGCATGGTGACTTCTGGAGCGCCTCACAATAccggcagtgcttttctatgtaGATTCTATGTCTGCATTTCGGATTGTAACACCTGTATCAGTAACACATGTACCTTAAAATAGCTGAATGAACTAATTGAACTAAGAAGGGCATAGAAGGGGTAAAATGGGGTTAGTAGGTCCATTCTGCCCATGTAATACTTTTGAGTACTGCTAGACCAAAGTAAGAGCAGTGGATAGCTGGCATACTGCTACTTACCACAACAACAAGAGCCTACAAAAAGCCCTTACCATTATTCCTGCTGTGGGACCAATACCCCATGACCACTCACAGCACATTGGGACAAACCTGATTCCCAGCTACAGGACACAGATCAGCAGTGCAGCGCTCTTTTCGTTTGAACCCTTGAGGGAAAATGTGATATTACTGGCTCTGATACCCTAGATGGTCTGAGGCTCCATGTCCCTGATAAATAGGGTCAGTAGTTATAACAACAGGCTCAGGGGGACCACAGAGAGAGCAGCTGCTAGCCATGGGCACAGGCAGGGTACATTCCAACACTGGCATACTCTCACATCACGAACAGCTGCTCGTGCTTACACTGTACTTTACAGGGCATCTGAAATGTACACTTCCATTGTCTTTCCTCTCTTTGCCTACACCACGTCAGCATCTGAATAAAAGGTGCTTTAGTATGAAGAAAATGTGTCGTACTTGCTTCTGCTTGAACTTTCTTTTCAGAGATTCTTAAAACAACCATGAAAAACCACCATCACAGTATTACAGTGCTACACATGTTGTACATACTTATATACTGTAGTGATATGCATTCATACTAGAATACCTTTGTACTAAAGTTAAACAAAAAACCCAGATACTCACGGAACTCATTGTGTTTCTTCCCTTTTCAAATTTCACAACAATATCCAAGCAGTgtgagaagagagggagagacggagccTGTCTGGTTTCTGTCTTCCAGCTCCGGCAGACTGCACTGAGTCACCAGGGCAACTCAGAATCTGTTTACCTTTATTAATAAACAGTAGGAGGGAGGAAATATGAGCCAGTTAAACATAGACCCTAACTTAAGCTAATCATGTACAGAGACACCCACTGGGTGATAACCTGACCAATGAGGCCCCTGAATGAAtattttatgcaaattagcaTGATCAATATCCAATGGGGGAGCACACTGTAGGGGTCTGACGTGCATGACTATGCAGAACTACCAAATAGGATTCAAGTGAGGACAGTGAAAAGAGAGTGACATTGCATTCTGGCCAATGGGAGCCAAGGAGGGAGAGAAGCTGGACAACTTTGACTTCATTTCTGAACTATTCCAAACAACACTGACCTATATTCTGCCATGGCCTGAAAGCCTGGGCATCATCAAGTGTAAGGGAGACTGAAATCTAATGAAGGCAAAGAGCTAATCAAAGGCCTGAGGAGCCATGAAGACAAAGTAGAACGTCATACAGTGCATGTTTTGTAGCGGGAGCAGCGGTGTTGAATTCCCTCCACACTCACTTCCACACATGCTGTAAATAGGCATTGAACTTTAGATGGCCTGTAGAAAGACTTTGAGGATCAGAAGGTTGTGGCTCTGTAGTTCTCTGAttatggcccaatcccatttcttattttacccctactccttgtttttgagtgtcatctTGTCACTTGGAACTGAGTAACAAAGGGtaatggttgaaatcttcctcttcaaaatgggacaaccctcaaataaaaaaggctactggcggtgctctgtaggcaaccctgccagACTGCAGTGATGGCAGAGTAAAGTTCAGCAATCTCGTTGCTGGTCTTTTGTTAAATTTAGGGCACCCTATGTTTCAAAGAGGGGGTacgacaattatttattatcacccaccctaattctttggtaaaatgaagctgaagtcagctattcgccagcttcttgttctattTTCCCcctttccactttaaatggagcagcaggtcTGACgtctgaggcgccagaatgtaacccctgcaccatttaaggtggaacgggaaatatAGCCAGCTAGCTACCGAGGCATCAGCGTGCTGCTGGCACTTTTTTATTCTTGTTAAGAAGAAAAGCACCATAACACattgaaacattaaaataagagAATACAATgattaatgtgatttttaaCTGAggaaatacttacatttgtgtgtttctttgtttactgGCGCAGCCAGTAAACAAATGGGATAGGGCCTACCTTATACGTGATAGATTGCATCCAGCCAATACAAACTGATGCTCAGTATGTGAGCACATTAACAGCACATTCAATATGAAAGAAGAAAGCTTCTGGCCAGCTCTGAATGCGTAACTACACAAAGAGACATGCTATCCAGATTAAACTGCAGTATcagaattagttttattttttggtcAGTGAAGTTTACTTCCAAGGCAGTTAAGCCGGTTATGTCAGTTAAATCGGTTACACCAGTATTTATGTAGGAAAGGATCTGCTTGTCATTGTATAAAGACTCTCCTTGGTCTGCTCGTCATCAAAGCTGAGCAGAGAAATGAATCACACTGCGTGAACACCAGCACGGCATAGTGATGTACTAGAGGGAGCTCTCATTGTCATCTTGTGGAGATTGATGCAGCATGAGTACTACATGAGGAGACCAGAGGTAGAACATCTTGAGTGTGTTTCTGATCCCATCAGGAAACAATTTTGTGCAGGAGCCTTTCAGTACAGGTCGCAGTAAATCTGCTTCTAATGGTTTATAGCATATGACTGTATTCTTAAGATCAAAACGCAGCCCCAGTTACCTTTACATGCATGTATAGTAAAACCATACTGATGCAGTCTCTCAGAGGCCAAACTCCAACTAGGAACTGCACCATAAAATAGTTTGTCAGTTCCTTCATACTTTAAAAAGTACTTCTTGTAGTAAGAAGCGATGTGGTTTTATTAAACTCAGATAAATGCTTTGAATGAAACGATACAATCTTTAATAAAAAACTCACTTccatcaaatttaaaaacacttcaaatcaacTGTGGCTTTGCAAAAAGCTGCCCTGAGAGCAGTGAACAGGTGTACATGAGCAAATGGAAAAGACTGCACTCACTTCCAGGGGCTTTCCTGTAACCTCATTTTACTCCTTTGTTTCCAAGCTGTGCTTCTGCATTATGACCACTAGGGGGTTCTGCTTAGCTTCTATTTTCTGAGCACGGCCTCAGAAAACTATGAATATGCAAATCtgatactgctactactactactactactactactgctactactactactgctgctgctactactgctgctactactgctacaactactactgctgctactactactactgctgctacaactactactgctgctgctactactgatgctactactactactgctgctactactactgctgctactactgctacaactactactgctactactactactactgctgctgctactactactgttgctgctactactgctgctactactgatgctactactactactgctgctactactactgctgctactactgctacaactactactgctgctactactactactgctgctacaactactactactgctgctactactactactgctgctgctactactgctgctactactgatgctactactactactgctgctactactactgctgctactactgctataactactactgctactactactactactgctgctgctactactactgctgctgctactactgctgctactactgatgctactactactactgctgctactactgctaccactactgctactactactactacttctgctactactactactgctactactacaactactactgctactactactactactactgctgctactactgctactactactgctactactactactgctactgctactactactactactgctactactactgctactaccactactactaataataataataatataatgtaagcaaatattcataaaataaaatgcaagtaCAATAgtaataaaagacaaaataaataatttaaaaacaaataaataaagtataaaaattAATTCAGTACTGTTATGATgaaattattaataacaatagtaatcagaagaagaaagaagaaaaattgtgagaaaaaaataaatataatataatagtaatGAAAGCAACTGATAatgatgtaaaatgcaaatacaataataaaaaaataaaatacataattaaaaacaaataaatgcatataaTACTAATATACAGATAtcagtgataataataataataatatctaacTATATTCTGATTCTATCACATCTCTCTGGATTTATCCACCACAGCTTTATCACTCTATGTATCCTATGCACATTCCACCCAAAAGTCACTACACAAATCTCAGTCCTCCCCTCTCTGCCTTCCGTCTCCATGGAGATTCAGACATAAGGACGGTTCCATTCTCAGTAAGAATGTAGCCTTGTTTGAAAAAGCGTGCCCCCTCCTTTGCATAGCAGATTTCTTGGTGGTCTCGGACCCTCCTCACTGCCTCACTCCTACCCAGTACATTCACAGATGCAGAGATGTATGAGAGCAGGAGCTGTGtagcttttgtgtttttctctctttacatTAAGATCAGTCTGTGTGAGTCTGCTCCCTCCCTGAGACAGACACAGTAATGAAAAGCCCTGTGGAATGCAGAGCCACTGCAACTGTATAATAATATGCCTGCGCTGAGTGACACTGTAGCTGATTTAACACAGTAATATCCACTGTGGCTAAGCCGTTGAAAGATGTAGCTCATCATAGCAGAATTCACTCTGTAAAGTTTATGTACAGAACCGCATGTACTCTTCTTGCAACAGTTGATTTGTGTCTGAAGTTACATTTCCAGCATTGTGAAGAGAAAGTTGCCACCTGCGTCTTTGAAGTGCAGT
Encoded here:
- the sync gene encoding syncoilin, whose translation is MENEDTKFDQAYGPVSEPKGKLEPLFIEGEDEEYFEDCLEELEAAFALPEESLSYSQKCREALQVEFNGLMRQMLAQLDDFDATHETKSTPSAFFAGREHMLIQNGFEDTSKYEDFVSETELSMAIDEPEYCNIEAAPKVSASTMNIKDLGTTFESCIEEVSQLERRKEELVQELLELEKPMAQEVEALRAELRDAKSLLSKARMERQGLQEEIRVVKRRLFFAARDCAQSQVALATQQKEVEQFNQAQEEMKAHVEKLTEEIAQLHSTHQDQLQALQNQKDNITQESSKDKTRSYISQGRRASVDLQQYLQDGIKVLEEWYEPRLVALLKRRESSADALSKSKEQSQELKGQLGPLKDDVQRLGLERARLEERIRLMERQRKENVEQYRETIDLLEENSRELKTELLIQINKLKEMEKLKNSLVKQLYFYRERTEEHHLPEIIMMEEKP